In Cotesia glomerata isolate CgM1 linkage group LG3, MPM_Cglom_v2.3, whole genome shotgun sequence, one genomic interval encodes:
- the LOC123261961 gene encoding alpha-tocopherol transfer protein-like, with product MKLGHTIEDSREKYPELTKEILDELRVWAVARGITQVPDEKLALFAHSCYFDLEAAKKCMTVYYKLRATVPEFFSNRDPLADYLQHSLRALQFVSLPKPDKNGNRIIFHRLADNRPNQYMFNDGIKLLQMSVDGSLYYEGCTPGYIFLFDMQGVGLGHLTRLSITSIRRFFEYLQEGLPVRLKGIHVLNAVWFMDKILALIRPFMKRELFDNLHLYTGDVKEIYQHIPPECLPKDFGGQLDSLETLHEEHCEKLYALRDYFLEEERLFRGWQTPEKKLSPGDLGSDPDIIHKIDINNCNDSNNFNENDK from the exons ATGAAGCTGGGACATACTATTGAAGATTCTCGCGAGAAGTATCCAGAGCTCACAAAAGAAATCTTGGATGAGCTACGTGTGTGGGCAGTAGCCAGAGGCATAACGCAAGTACCTGATGAAAAGTTAGCTCTATTTGCTCACAGTTGTTACTTCGACCTGGAGGCTGCCAAGAAATGTATGACCGTTTACTACAAGCTCAGAGCAACAGTGCCTGAATTTTTCAGCAATCGTGATCCTCTTGCCGACTATCTGCAACATTCATTAAGAGCTCT ACAATTCGTAAGTCTTCCAAAACCAGACAAAAATGGAAACCGGATCATCTTCCACCGGTTGGCAGATAATCGTCCAAACCAGTACATGTTCAACGACGGAATAAAGCTGCTGCAGATGTCCGTTGATGGAAGTCTGTACTACGAAGGTTGCACGCCtggttatatatttttatttgacatGCAGGGTGTTGGGCTAGGTCACTTGACCAGACTATCAATCACCAGCATACGTAGATTCTTTGAATACCTGCAAGAAGGTCTTCCAGTAAGACTTAAAGGCATACATGTACTTAATGCCGTGTGGTTCATGGACAAGATTCTCGCACTTATTCGACCTTTCATGAAGCGTGAGTTATTTGACAAC cttCATCTTTACACCGGCGATGTTAAAGAAATTTATCAGCATATACCACCCGAATGTTTGCCCAAAGACTTTGGAGGTCAATTGGATTCATTAGAGACTCTTCATG AGGAGCACTGTGAAAAGTTATACGCGCTACGGGATTACTTTTTAGAAGAAGAACGTCTCTTTCGTGGTTGGCAAACgcccgaaaaaaaattatcgccTGGAGATCTCGGTTCAGACCCGgatattattcataaaattgatATCAATAATTGCAATGAcagcaataattttaatgaaaatgataAATGA
- the LOC123261964 gene encoding ran-specific GTPase-activating protein-like — translation MPEITTNGDHEKINGEHQEQEEEIDPHFEPIISLPLIDVSSNEEDEVEMLKLRAKLYRYDSSNDPPEWKERGTGDVKLLRHKTKHTVRVVMRRDKTLKICANHFITPWMELKPNCGSDRAWVWSVLADYADELLKPELLAIRFANAENASLWKETFEKAKKIVGTECEIYAGKNNPDAEADSDSDSSYNGTDESDAEDKAPENPEKESNEKEATNTNKTDSSTDQVTEQLTNLDVKDTKEE, via the exons ATGCCGGAAATTACG ACTAATGGAGACCATGAGAAGATCAATGGTGAGCATCAGGAGCAAGAAGAGGAAATAGATCCTCATTTCGAGCCAATTATTTCCTTGCCACTGATTGATGTGTCGAGCAACGAGGAGGATGAAGTTGAGATGCttaaact GCGTGCTAAGCTGTACCGTTATGACTCATCAAATGATCCACCAGAATGGAAAGAAAGAGGTACCGGTgatgttaaattattaagacACAAAACCAAACATACAGTTCGAGTGGTAATGCGACGGgataaaacgttgaaaataTGCGCAAATCATTTTATTACCCCTTGGATGGAATTGAAACCTAATTGCGGTAGCGATCGTGCCTGGGTTTGGAGTGTGTTAGCTGACTACGCTGATGAATTACTCAAGCCGGAATTACTTGCCATCAGATTTGCTAATGCTGAAA ACGCTTCTCTTTGGAAAGAAACATttgaaaaagcaaaaaaaatagtcggtacTGAATGCGAGATCTACGCAGGAAAAAACAATCCTGACGCTGAAGCTGACAGTGACAGTGATTCGAGTTACAACGGAACGGATGAGAGTGATGCTGAGGATAAAGCACCAGAGAATCCAGAAAAAGAGAGCAATGAAAAGGAAGCgacaaatacaaataaaacagACTCGAGTACTGACCAAGTGACTGAACAACTCACAAATCTTGATGTCAAAGATACTAAAGAGGAATAG
- the LOC123261963 gene encoding endoplasmic reticulum resident protein 29 has protein sequence MKSCLLIFIIATVAIGLVNAEDCRGCVPLDSATFDKVISKFKAAIVKFDVAFPFGNMHDEYGTVAETTKDVQDLLVAIVGVKDFGNRDNGDLAKRFNIDKKDFPVVLLFQEGQTKPVRLLTKADENEFTSTNIKKMVRAKTGIYLGLPGCVEQLDKLAEEFKTADEAKRKEILSQAKNLEKTLPEEQKLAAKVYMKMMDKIMEKGDEFVKSEHTRINGLLKKKLSDDKKRTMEEKKNILQSFSPRDEL, from the exons ATGAAGTCGTGTTTGCTGATATTTATCATTGCCACCGTGGCAATTGGATTGGTTAATGCTGAAGATTGCAGAGGATGTGTTCCTTTGGACTCTGCAACATTTGATAAA GTAATCAGCAAATTTAAGGCTGCGATAGTTAAATTCGACGTGGCATTTCCATTTGGAAATATGCATGATGAATATGGAACTGTCGCTGAAACTACTAAGGATGTTCAAGATTTGCTAGTGGCGATCGTTGGAGTAAAAGATTTTGGAAATAGAGACAACGGAGATTTGGCAAAAAGGTTCAATATTGATAAGAAAGATTTCCCAGTAGTACTGTTGTTCCAGGAAGGACAAACTAAACCCGTGAGGTTACTGACCAAGGCAGATGAAAATGAGTTCACGTctacaaatattaaaaaaatggtcaGAGCTAAGACTGGAATTTATTTAGGCCTACCTGGGTGTGTTGAGCAACTGGATAAACTCGCTGAAGAGTTTAAGACAGCTGATGAAGCTAAAAGAAAA gaAATTTTAAGCCAGGCTAAAAATTTGGAGAAAACTCTTCCAGAAGAGCAAAAACTCGCCGCTAAAGTCTATATGAAGATGATGGATAAGATAATGGAGAAAGGCGATGAGTTTGTAAAGTCTGAACACACGAGAATAAACGGGTTGCTTAAGAAGAAACTGTCTGATGATAAAAAACGGACAATGGaagagaagaaaaatattcttcagTCTTTTTCGCCTAGAgatgaattataa